The following is a genomic window from Dehalogenimonas sp. 4OHTPN.
GCCTTTCCGTCACCGGCATTATCGATCCCAAAAGGGTGCTGACCAAAGGCGGAGCCAGGCCGGGAGATAAACTGATTCTAACCAAGCCGCTGGGTACCGGCATCCTACTTACCGCCCTCAAGGGCGGGCAACTCGACGAGGCGGCCACAACCGCGGTTATCGCCCAGATGTCCGCCCTGAACAGGGCTGCCGCCGAGGCGGTGAATGAACTGGGCGCCCATGCTGCCACCGACATCACCGGTTTCGGGCTCCTCGGTCATGCCGCGGAGATGGTGACCCAGGGCGGAATCGGGTATAGAATGAACTGGAGAGCGATTCCGCTGATGCCCGGCGTCGAGGGCTGGGCCAAAGCCGGGCTGGTGCCCGGAGGGGCTTACTCCAACCGGGAATACCGCCAGGGACTGCTTGACATTCGATTTCCGGCGGAGGAATGGATGCTGGACGTGTTGTTCGACCCGCAGACCTCGGGCGGACTGCTGATCGCCGCGCCTGCGGGCATCGCTGATGAGATAGTTAATCGCATTAAAGCCAGAGGTTTCCCGGCCGCTGCCATCATCGGCGAGGTCGTCGCCGAACCCAAAGAACGAATAATCGTCGCAGAATAGAGGCTGAAAATTGCCCAACGAAAATCAGAGCGAACTGCGGAAAATCCCTTCGGTCGAGAAGGTTCTTTCTGACCCGGCGCTGGCGCCGGCTATCGAGCGCTATTCCCATCCGGTGGTCGCGGCGACGGTCCGGGATGTCGTCGACCGCATCAGGGAGCATGCCGCCGGCGGCGGCAAGGTGCCGCCGTTTGAGGCTGTCGTCGAGATGGTGAGTTATCATCTGGCAGCCGAATGGCCCGGCTTACTTGAGCCGGTAATCAATGCCACCGGCATCATTCTGCATACCAATCTCGGCCGCGCCCCACTGTCCCCGGCAGCCGTCGAGGCGCTCTCGAAGCTGCTGGGCGGCTACTACGCCCTTGAACTCGATCTGGCGACGGGCGAACGAGGTGTGCGTGCTCAGTCCATGGAAAAGCTGCTGGAAATGGCCACCGGCGCCGAGAGCGCCCTGGTGGTCAACAACAACGCCGCGGCGGTTTTGCTCGTCCTGTCCACCCTGGCCAGGGGCCGGGAGGTTATCGTTTCCCGGGGCGAACTGGTGCAGATCGGGGGCGGTTTCCGGGTGCCGGAGGTTATGGCCGCCTCGGGCGCCATCCTGCGCGAGGTGGGCACCACCAATCAGACCTTCATCCGGGACTTCGAAGCGGCGGTTTCCGATCAGACAGCCATGCTCCTTGCCGTTCACCGTTCTAATTTTGCTATCCGCGGCTTTTCCCACGATGCCGCGCTGCCGGAACTTAAAGATCTGGCCAGGCAGTTCGACCTGCCGCTGGTCTACGACCTGGGCAGCGGCGCCATAGCCGATACCGCGGCCTTCGGGATGAGCCACGAGCCGACCGTCGCCGAGGCTCTGGCAGCGGGCTGTGACATCGTCTGCGTCTCAGGCGACAAGCTGCTGGGCGGACCCCAGGCCGGCATCATCCTGGGGAAAAGGGCATATATCGACCGCCTGCGCAAGAATCCCCTGCTGAGAGCCCTCAGGATCGACAAATACGCCGCCATAGCCCTTGCGGCGACCATTCTCCAGTACCTTAAGGGACAGGCCGCCGAACTGCCGGTCTACCGCATGATGGCCGAGACGTTGGAAAGCCTGGCCCGCCGCGGCGATGACCTGGTCGAGAAGCTGGCCGCGGTCGGTTTCTCCGCCGAAGTCGTCGACGGGGAAAGTCTGGCCGGCGGCGGCTCCCTGCCGGACGAGACGCTGCCGACGCGGCTTGTCTCCGTCGAGGTCAAGGGCTCGATTGACGATTTCTGCCGCCGGCTGCGGCTGGGCTCGCCGCCGGTGCTGGGCCGGGTCCACGAAGGCCGGTTCGTCATCGATCTGCGGACGGTTTTCCCGGCGCAGGATGAGGCGCTGGCGCATGCCATGGGAGCGGCCGGGAAATTCTAAAACCTCTTCTTGATGATTCGCGGGGAAAAACCCGTACTGAGGACGGTTGATTGCTCACTTTAGGAACCGCCGGCCACATTGACCACGGCAAGTCGAGCATCGTCAAGGCGCTGACCTCCATCGACCCTGACCGGCTGCCGGAGGAAAAAGAGCGCGGTATGACCATTGACCTTGGCTTCGCCTGGTTCGCTTTACCTTCCGGCGAGAAGGTAGGTCTGGTGGATGTTCCCGGCCACCAGCACTTCGTCCGCAACGTCATCCCCGGCCTCAC
Proteins encoded in this region:
- the selD gene encoding selenide, water dikinase SelD, whose protein sequence is MSRMKRLTEYSAYSGUAAKIGPGDLAKALCGLPLKSYPEVLVGLESPDDAGVYRLTPDIAIVQTIDVITPVVDDPFAFGQVAAANSLSDVYAMGGRPVTAMSFVGFPTGKIEIETLRLIIEGAVSKLDEAGCALVGGHSVKDDEIKFGLSVTGIIDPKRVLTKGGARPGDKLILTKPLGTGILLTALKGGQLDEAATTAVIAQMSALNRAAAEAVNELGAHAATDITGFGLLGHAAEMVTQGGIGYRMNWRAIPLMPGVEGWAKAGLVPGGAYSNREYRQGLLDIRFPAEEWMLDVLFDPQTSGGLLIAAPAGIADEIVNRIKARGFPAAAIIGEVVAEPKERIIVAE
- the selA gene encoding L-seryl-tRNA(Sec) selenium transferase; this translates as MPNENQSELRKIPSVEKVLSDPALAPAIERYSHPVVAATVRDVVDRIREHAAGGGKVPPFEAVVEMVSYHLAAEWPGLLEPVINATGIILHTNLGRAPLSPAAVEALSKLLGGYYALELDLATGERGVRAQSMEKLLEMATGAESALVVNNNAAAVLLVLSTLARGREVIVSRGELVQIGGGFRVPEVMAASGAILREVGTTNQTFIRDFEAAVSDQTAMLLAVHRSNFAIRGFSHDAALPELKDLARQFDLPLVYDLGSGAIADTAAFGMSHEPTVAEALAAGCDIVCVSGDKLLGGPQAGIILGKRAYIDRLRKNPLLRALRIDKYAAIALAATILQYLKGQAAELPVYRMMAETLESLARRGDDLVEKLAAVGFSAEVVDGESLAGGGSLPDETLPTRLVSVEVKGSIDDFCRRLRLGSPPVLGRVHEGRFVIDLRTVFPAQDEALAHAMGAAGKF